From the genome of Candidozyma auris chromosome 2, complete sequence, one region includes:
- the MET10 gene encoding sulfite reductase subunit alpha yields MTPHAIPNGKKSDSEASDASSHSLTGSPFGASLDPHMLKNSTYTTPVTIISQSVYALASTIFSYETVGVPNLLDSHLQLWAQHFERQNVVGVVPPFHRFQPRAGSANALLGYAASNVSSTGPHTAVLGANALPWMQPTLAKAAKLPLTLNVSAIDFDVETNSLVSNYTTPLATARSTGIPVVAPADSQSAVELQYITIFTHFVATLLQGPALHVFDGPEFAKAISKFDDILSVTDVGRLYQQLVSSIPDGDYSLEKAVDTAFEVFNKVAGTNLTPFEYVGHANPETVFVAFGAHQATELAGVISKASVSSPVGLVKVRVPFPFAQEHFVASVPSSARKVVVVSSDAGSTLKADVAASLFLAGRFGSVSVEEFVHPANFVWAPIPALKVISEYEASVDPAVVLASTPVEPPAHVTANTSPEGSYLLWARDNSNLVNTASKLALSLSLDDTKKVSLRNKFDTTAAGGILQSQVVSASKSSTVSNSVDAADVVLIEDVSILNHFDILATAKPGAKILLANHKKINNSIEQDFVEKLPLDFKRTLARSRSSLTVIDFSLVEDLDAVSDSTRGFSADFLTQVAFWRASLPELGGFVVNKLLQANGNEFELLAAVLDKFVATVDEKRALKDVEIPEEWIDLEDVVPEAQEEVEEVDEKVKEEDRNGNAKSEKEGEKNVEEPKPLPFFPNESSFFPNPRIEEFGAEESYTKSKFDAALKFAFPEAYGVKKDLRPDLPVNNFVVKVQENKRLTPAEYSRNIFHIEFDTTGTGMKYEIGEALGIHGRNNADEVESFLEFYGVDGDSLVEVTNKDDISLLEIRSARQALTENVDFLGKPPKRFYESLAEHATDEKERSALEKLASAAGAEELKKRQEVDFASYVDILEEFQSARPQFGELVKMIAPLKRREYSIASSQKMHPNSVHLLIVVVDWVDSKGRKRFGHCSKYLSDLRIGDELVVSVKPSVMKLPKLPEQPIVMSGLGTGLAPFKAFVEEKIWQQQQGHKIGEIYLYMGSRHKKEEYLYGELWEAYKEAGVLTHIGAAFSRDQPEKIYIQDKIRGSIEELTDAIVKKEGSFYLCGPTWPVPDITACLEDIVQNGARREGKEIKDVAKVVEDMKEDGRYILEVY; encoded by the coding sequence ATGACCCCCCACGCCATCCCAAACGGGAAAAAATCCGATTCGGAGGCGAGTGACGCCTCCTCCCACTCCCTCACGGGGTCTCCCTTTGGCGCCTCTTTGGACCCTCACatgttgaaaaattccACTTACACTACCCCAGTCACCATCATCAGCCAGTCTGTGTATGCTTTGGCCAGCACTATCTTCTCTTATGAGACTGTGGGTGTTCCTAACTTGCTCGATTCTCATTTACAGCTTTGGGCCCAGCACTTTGAGAGACAAAACGTCGTGGGAGTGGTTCCTCCATTTCACAGGTTTCAGCCTAGAGCCGGCTCTGCCAACGCTCTCTTGGGCTATGCCGCTAGCAACGTGTCCTCCACTGGACCACATACTGCTGTGTTGGGCGCCAACGCCTTGCCATGGATGCAGCCcactttggccaaggctgcaaaattgcCGTTGACCTTGAACGTTTCCGCTATCGACTTTGATGTGGAAACAAACTCGTTGGTTTCAAACTATACGACTCCTTTGGCAACTGCTCGCTCCACGGGTATCCCTGTGGTGGCCCCGGCGGACTCGCAGAGCGCCGTGGAGTTGCAGTACATCACCATCTTCACTCACTTTGTGGCTACTTTGCTTCAGGGACCAGCCTTGCACGTTTTCGACGGTCCTGAGTTTGCTAAAGCGATCTCCAAGTTCGATGACATCTTGTCTGTGACCGATGTGGGCCGCTTATACCAGCAATTGGTGTCTTCGATTCCCGACGGCGACTATTCTTTGGAAAAGGCAGTGGACACAGCATTCGAAGTGTTCAACAAAGTCGCTGGTACAAATTTGACTCCGTTCGAGTATGTGGGCCATGCTAACCCTGAAACCGTTTTTGTCGCTTTTGGTGCTCACCAGGCTACTGAGCTTGCTGGTGTCATCTCCAAGGCCTCGGTTTCCTCTCCTGTTGGTTTGGTTAAGGTCAGGGTTCCTTTCCcatttgctcaagaacACTTCGTGGCTTCTGTGCCTTCGTCTGCACGCAAGGTTGTTGTGGTATCTTCGGATGCTGGCTCAACCTTGAAGGCTGACGTTGCTGCTTCGTTGTTCCTCGCTGGCCGTTTCGGTTCCGTTTCTGTGGAGGAGTTTGTCCACCCAGCCAACTTTGTGTGGGCGCCAATCCCAGCATTAAAGGTGATTTCAGAGTATGAAGCATCCGTTGATCCTGCTGTAGTGTTGGCTTCAACTCCCGTGGAGCCACCTGCTCATGTCACCGCCAACACCTCCCCAGAAGGTTCCTACTTATTGTGGGCCCGTGACAACAGTAACCTTGTGAACACTGCTAGCAAGTTGgctctttctttgtctttggACGATACGAAAAAGGTCAGCCTCAGAAACAAGTTTGATACAACTGCCGCTGGTGGTATTTTGCAGTCTCAAGTTGTGAGTGCTTCGAAGAGCTCTACGGTCTCCAATAGTGTCGATGCTGCTGATGTCGTGTTGATCGAAGACGTTTCCATCTTGAACCACTTTGACATTTTGGCTACCGCCAAGCCTGGTGCTAAGATTCTTTTGGCAAaccacaagaagatcaacaacTCCATAGAGCAAGATTTCGTTGAAAAGTTGCCTCTTGACTTCAAGCGCACTTTGGCTAGATCCAGATCGTCGTTGACTGTAATAGATTTCTCTCTTGTTGAGGATTTAGATGCTGTGAGTGATTCTACCAGAGGCTTCTCTGCTGATTTCTTGACTCAAGTTGCTTTCTGGAGAGCCTCCTTGCCAGAGTTGGGCGGTTTTGTTGTCAATAAGTTGTTGCAAGCTAATGGCAATGAGTTTGAGTTGTTGGCTGCCGTTTTGGACAAGTTCGTCGCTACCGTCGATGAAAAGAGGGCTTTGAAGGATGTCGAAATCCCAGAAGAGTGGATTGACTTGGAAGACGTTGTTCCAGAGGCCCaagaggaagttgaagaagtcgaTGAGAAAGTTAAAGAGGAAGACCGTAATGGCAACGCCAAATCTGAAAAGGAAGGCGAGAAAAATGTCGAAGAACCTAAGCCCTTGCCATTCTTCCCCAATGAGTCGTCATTTTTCCCTAACCCTAGAATCGAGGAATTTGGTGCAGAAGAGAGCTATACGAAGAGCAAGTTTGATGCTGCTCTTAAGTTCGCTTTCCCCGAGGCTTATGGTGTTAAGAAGGATTTGAGGCCAGACTTGCCAGTCAATAACTTCGTGGTGAAGGTAcaagagaacaagagatTAACCCCAGCGGAATATTCGAGAAACATCTTCCACATTGAGTTTGACACCACCGGCACTGGCATGAAATATGAGATTGGTGAAGCCTTGGGTATCCACGGACGTAACAACGCTGACGAGGTGGAATCCTTCTTGGAGTTTTACGGTGTTGATGGCGACTCATTGGTCGAGGTCACGAACAAAGACGATATCTCCCTTTTGGAGATTAGATCTGCTAGACAGGCCTTGACTGAGAATGTTGATTTCTTGGGTAAGCCTCCAAAGCGTTTCTACGAATCCCTTGCTGAGCATGCCACAGACGAAAAGGAGCGTTctgctttggagaaattggccagtgctgctggtgctgaagagttgaagaagagacaagagGTCGATTTTGCCAGTTATGTTGACATCTTGGAGGAGTTCCAGTCTGCCAGACCACAGTTTGGCGAATTGGTCAAGATGATTGcaccattgaagagaagagaatattctattgcttcttctcaaaagatgCATCCCAACTCAGTTCACTTGTTGATTGTTGTTGTCGACTGGGTCGACAGCAAAGGCAGAAAGCGTTTTGGTCACTGCTCAAAGTACTTGTCTGATTTGAGAATCGGTGACGAATTGGTCGTTAGTGTTAAGCCAAGTGTCATGAAGTTGCCTAAGTTGCCTGAACAGCCAATCGTGATGTCCGGTTTGGGTACTGGATTGGCTCCTTTCAAGGCCTTCgttgaggagaagatctggcaacaacagcagGGCCATAAGATTGGTGAGATCTACTTGTACATGGGTTCTAGAcacaagaaggaagaataCCTTTATGGTGAATTATGGGAAGCTTACAAGGAAGCCGGCGTGTTGACTCACATTGGTGCAGCGTTCTCTCGTGACCAGCCAGAGAAGATCTACATTCAAGACAAGATTCGTGGCTCTATTGAGGAGTTGACCGATGCTattgtcaagaaagaggGTTCCTTCTACTTGTGTGGTCCTACCTGGCCAGTTCCAGATATCACTGCCTGTTTGGAGGACATTGTTCAAAATGGTGCTAGAAGAGAAGGcaaggagatcaaggaTGTTGCCAAGGTTGTTGAGGACATGAAGGAAGACGGCCGTTACATCTTGGAGGTGTACTAA
- the SNL1 gene encoding Snl1p, with the protein MSNINEHLASYKAALGSTVKSLLNDLQKYIPSDQTDTWHAYFKEITSTTKEELFNDITNLKVTPATTAALFTTFVSVLLASKLLVPSKEPQKSEKKPKKKKKKQSKAQKANSEIQAILDEVEELFVPQIDQYIERYKELSDEKKENTYNYIQEMLLKKLMKLDGIDVANNNVLRENRKKVIRFIQEHQSRLDKFKKDN; encoded by the coding sequence ATGAGCAATATCAACGAACATTTGGCTTCGTATAAGGCTGCCTTGGGGAGCACAGTCAAGTCTTTGCTCAATGATCTCCAAAAATATATTCCACTGGACCAAACTGACACGTGGCACGCATACTTCAAGGAAATCACTTCCACTaccaaagaagaacttTTTAATGATATCACCAATTTGAAAGTAACTCCCGCAACCACTGCCGCTCTATTTACCACATTTGTATCTGTGTTATTAGCTAGTAAACTTTTAGTGCCATCGAAAGAGCCACAGAAAAGtgagaagaagccaaagaagaagaagaaaaagcagagTAAAGCGCAAAAAGCCAATAGTGAGATTCAGGCTATTTTGGACGAGGTTGAAGAGCTATTTGTACCACAAATTGATCAGTATATTGAGCGTTATAAGGAATTGTCcgatgaaaagaaagagaacacGTATAATTACATTCAGGAAATGttattgaagaagctcatgaaaTTAGACGGTATTGACGttgccaacaacaacgtgTTGCGTGAAAATAGAAAGAAGGTGATTCGTTTTATTCAGGAGCACCAGTCCAGATTGGATAAGTTCAAAAAGGACAATTGA
- the DLD1 gene encoding Dld1p — protein MFRLLRSSSIRLSNARSYSTGRPQKWTPLHWVISGLLFTGGVAAGGYFSGRESDKRLKKSEGPSALTLQQLSRSTTPLDSVKTPQYADDKAFAEALAKITKIVGEDNVKSDKAVLVAHNDTSFATHHPPDPENQRPNSVVFPSSTQQVSEIMKVAHEYRVPVVANSGLTSLEGQNMHTRGPNSISLAFENLNNVLEFHPDDLYVVVQPGVGWQDLDDYLRDREDGKHLMFGPDPGMGAAIAGMVGTSASGTNAYRYGTMKENVVNLTVVLADGTVVKTRQRPKKSSAGYDLTHLFIGSEGTLGIITEITIKLHPRPKEELVCVASFPTIKDAASTAQSIINKSGIQANALELLNETTASFVNAAGASEKKFLEKPTLLIKVGGVTHSTVKEQLDVIERIGKEHNVIQFEKSSNEEENEILWTARRSGLWSTLDYGAKVLADPNDVNVWTTDVAVPVSKLAQVVDETNEDLTNSIFKGKFSVMGHVGDGNCHFLILYNTPDYMEAKKYVDRMVERAIKFDGTCTGEHGVGVGKRGYLEPELGKNAVDLMRHLKYALDPKAILNPDKVVQIDPNDTIEEQLNSGHVHEVQKCC, from the coding sequence ATGTTTCGATTGCTTCGATCTAGCCTGATACGGCTATCGAATGCCAGAAGTTATTCCACAGGGCGCCCACAGAAATGGACTCCCTTGCATTGGGTGATTAGCGGCCTACTTTTTACCGGCGGTGTTGCTGCTGGAGGGTATTTCTCGGGGAGAGAATCCGATAAAAGGCTAAAGAAACTGGAAGGGCCCTCAGCCTTGACTCTTCAGCAATTGCTGCGCTCGACGACTCCGTTGGACTCAGTAAAAACTCCACAGTACGCTGACGATAAGGCCTTTGCTGAGGCATTGGCTAAGATCACGAAAATCGTGGGTGAAGACAATGTCAAGTCGGACAAGGCGGTACTTGTCGCTCACAACGATACGCTGTTCGCAACACATCATCCACCTGACCCAGAGAATCAAAGACCTAACTCGGTGGTGTTCCCATCTTCTACGCAGCAGGTGTCAGAGATCATGAAAGTAGCTCATGAGTATAGGGTGCCAGTGGTGGCCAATTCGGGCTTGACGTCGTTGGAGGGCCAGAACATGCACACGAGAGGGCCCAATTCCATCTCTTTGGCGTTCGAAAACCTCAATAACGTGCTAGAGTTCCATCCAGACGACCTATACGTTGTGGTGCAGCCTGGAGTAGGCTGGCAGGACCTAGACGACTACTTGCGTGACCGTGAGGATGGAAAACACTTGATGTTTGGTCCTGATCCGGGGATGGGCGCAGCCATCGCAGGAATGGTCGGCACCTCTGCAAGTGGCACCAACGCATATAGATATGGGACCATGAAGGAGAACGTGGTCAACTTGActgttgttcttgcagaCGGTACAGTTGTAAAGACTCGCCAAAGACCCAAGAAATCCAGCGCTGGCTATGACTTGACCCATCTCTTTATTGGCTCCGAGGGCACATTGGGGATCATAACAGAAATCACTATCAAGCTCCACCCTCGTCCCAAGGAGGAGCTTGTATGTGTAGCCTCTTTTCCTACAATTAAGGACGCAGCGTCCACAGCACAGAGtatcatcaacaaatcTGGCATTCAAGCAAACGCCTTGGAGTTACTCAACGAGACAACCGCTTCCTTTGTAAACGCAGCAGGCGCCCTGGAAAAGAAGTTCCTAGAGAAGCCTACCTTGCTTATAAAGGTTGGCGGGGTGACTCATAGCACCGTGAAAGAGCAATTGGATGTGATCGAGAGAATTGGCAAGGAGCACAACGTCATACAATTTGAGAAATCCctgaatgaagaagaaaacgagATTCTTTGGACTGCAAGGCGTCTGGGGCTTTGGCTGACTTTGGACTACGGGGCAAAAGTGTTGGCGGACCCTAACGATGTCAACGTGTGGACGACTGACGTGGCTGTGCCAGTATCTAAATTGGCACAAGTCGTTGACGAAACCAATGAAGATTTGACCAACTCCATTTTTAAGGGCAAGTTCTCCGTCATGGGCCACGTTGGAGATGGCAATTGTCACTTCTTGATTCTTTACAATACCCCGGACTACATGGAGGCAAAGAAGTATGTCGACAGAATGGTGGAGCGTGCCATCAAATTTGACGGCACTTGTACAGGTGAGCATGGAGTTGGTGTGGGCAAAAGAGGGTATTTGGAGCCAGAGCTCGGCAAAAACGCCGTGGACTTAATGAGACACTTGAAGTATGCCTTGGACCCAAAAGCTATTCTTAATCCAGATAAAGTGGTTCAAATTGACCCTAACGACACTATTGAGGAGCAGCTTAATTCAGGCCATGTGCACGAAGTACAAAAGTGCTGCTAG